Proteins encoded in a region of the Esox lucius isolate fEsoLuc1 chromosome 9, fEsoLuc1.pri, whole genome shotgun sequence genome:
- the LOC105030079 gene encoding uncharacterized protein LOC105030079 yields the protein MASKVPSSEMKGTILSELLPEGHPARCQLIPEKESVGQEDHPRARYQLITKKESLDQEDKLRRCTFGKRDNMKVNKTILIVGETGTGKSTLINAMVNYVMGVELKDKVWFEIVEQENGKQSESQTTGVTVYEVFGYEGRRVPYSLTIIDTPGFGDTREIEKDNMIAEKLFQLFRSDKGIHQIDAVGLVIKAAMNRLSDRQQYIFDAVLSLFGKDMEKNIVAFITHSDGMAPKNALEAITTAKVPCAKNEKNHPVHFMFNNRQCEPFNAVYQTRPAYHHLQEQVWNQGLKSMEKFFTFLNNIETKSVKMTEGVLRERKQLEAVVVNLQERVKEIEGKQKEIKDTQNALEKHKNEMEENKNFSYEVEEMYKDKISVDTLGNWLIFNDGATICTVCEENCHYPDCWWVSDLSLCSVMKNNHCTVCTNKCHFTKHVKGNEKYVLKTRMVTRTYEELKRKYDLGEKGVGEKENLLIRLQKELVELTHKKTSLVEESYQCLIILEEIALKTVSLSTAKHLDFLIVRMKETGDVEKVKKLEEMKKMVEEEHQEGYLRRFGNYIMRKVKR from the exons ATGGCGTCCAA GGTCCCATCATCAGAAATGAAAGGCACAATTCTAAGTGAACTTCTCCCTGAAGGACATCCTGCACGTTGTCAACTAATACCAGAGAAGGAAAGTGTGGGACAGGAAGATCACCCCCGTGCACGATACCAACTAATAACAAAGAAGGAGAGTCTGGACCAAGAAGATAAACTCAGAAGATGTACCTTTGGAAAGAGAGATAACATGAAGGTGAACAAAACCATTCTGATAGTTGGAGAAACAGGAACAGGGAAGTCCACTCTGATTAATGCCATGGTGAATTATGTCATGGGGGTGGAGTTGAAGGACAAAGTCTGGTTTGAGATTGTTGAACAGGAGAATGGAAAGCAGAGTGAGAGTCAAACTACAGGAGTCACTGTATATGAGGTATTTGGATATGAAGGCAGGAGAGTCCCCTACTCTCTCACCATTATCGACACTCCAGGATTTGGAGACACCAGAGAAATCGAAAAAGACAACATGATCGCTGAAAAATTGTTTCAGTTGTTTAGGTCTGATAAAGGGATTCATCAAATTGATGCTGTTGGTTTAGTCATAAAGGCAGCAATGAATCGTCTCAGTGACAGACAACAGTACATCTTTGATGCAGTTTTGTCTTTATTTGGCAAAGatatggaaaaaaacattgtggcCTTTATCACACACTCTGATGGAATGGCCCCAAAGAATGCGCTAGAAGCCATTACTACAGCAAAGGTTCCCTGTGCCAAGAATGAGAAGAATCatcctgtacattttatgtttaataacCGTCAATGTGAACCCTTTAATGCAGTATATCAGACTCGTCCAGCGTATCACCACCTTCAGGAGCAGGTCTGGAATCAAGGATTAAAATCCATGGAAAAGTTTTTCACTTTTTTGAATAACATTGAAACAAAGAGTGTGAAGATGACTGAAGGAGTTCTGAGAGAACGCAAACAGTTGGAAGCTGTAGTTGTCAACTTACAGGAGAGGGTTAAAGAGATTGAAGGAAAGCAAAAAGAAATCAAGGACACTCAAAATGCCCTGGAGAAACACAAGAATGAAATGGAGGAAAACAAGAATTTCTCATATGAAGTTGAGGAAATGTACAAAGATAAAATCTCAGTAGATACATTAGGGAATTGGCTTATTTTCAATGATGGAGCGACCATCTGTACAGTCTGTGAGGAGAACTGTCACTATCCAGACTGCTGGTGGGTTTCTGATCTCTCCTTGTGCAGTGTGATGAAGAACAACCACTGTACTGTGTGTACTAATAAATGCCACTTCACCAAGCATGTCAAGGGAAATGAAAAGTATGTTCTCAAGACCAGGATGGTTACCAGGACATATGAAGAGTTGAAACGCAAGTATGATCTTGGTGAGAAAGGTGTTGGGGAGAAAGAGAATCTGCTCATCAGACTTCAGAAGGAACTGGTGGAGCTAACACACAAGAAGACCTCACTTGTGGAGGAATCCTACCAGTGTCTCATCATACTGGAAGAGATTGCCTTGAAGACCGTCTCACTGTCCACTGCCAAACATCTGGACTTCCTGATTGTGAGGATGAAGGAGACAGGAGACGTGGAGAAGGTTAAGAAACTGGAGGAGATGAAGAAGATGGTTGAGGAGGAACACCAGGAAGGGTATTTGAGGAGATTTGGCAATTACATAATGAGAAAAGTTAAAAGATAA